Proteins found in one Fusobacterium varium genomic segment:
- a CDS encoding N-6 DNA methylase yields MTNNEIVQKLWNLCNVLRDDGITYHEYVTELTYILFLRIANELETEEKIGIPEEYRWGELVKLDGTELRGKYQEALLNLGKASSTLGTIYRNAQTRIGEPANLKKIFTEINKIEWYSEDKENLGDLYEGLLEKNASEKKSGAGQYFTPRVLIDSIVRIVAPDLGERICDPAGGTFGFIIEADKYLRNKYDDYFGTDERTISDEEREFQETKAFSACELVPDTHRLGLMNAILHDIGGNFIQGDTLSEFGKQLNGFDVVLSNPPFGTKKGGERATRDDLIYDTSNKQLNFLQVIYNSLNTTGNARAGIVLPDNVLFEGGVGKDIRIDLMNKCNLHTILRLPTGIFYAQGVKTNVLFFTRGKGNEKNTKEIWYYDLRSSMPNFGKTNPLTKEHFEEFERTFNNEEEKEKLERWTKVTLEEIEKKDYSLDMGLLKVDDSQEELQNPIENGEECIERLEEALDLLKGILKELDLCGVKRDA; encoded by the coding sequence ATGACTAATAATGAGATTGTACAAAAACTATGGAATCTATGTAATGTATTGAGAGATGACGGAATTACATATCACGAATATGTAACAGAGCTAACATATATTCTATTTTTAAGAATTGCCAATGAGTTGGAAACAGAGGAGAAAATCGGTATTCCAGAGGAGTACAGATGGGGAGAGCTAGTTAAACTTGATGGTACAGAGCTTAGAGGGAAGTATCAAGAGGCTCTTTTAAACCTTGGTAAAGCATCATCAACTCTTGGAACAATATATAGAAATGCTCAAACAAGAATTGGTGAACCTGCAAACCTTAAAAAGATATTTACAGAGATCAATAAAATTGAGTGGTACTCTGAAGATAAGGAAAATTTAGGGGATCTATACGAGGGGCTTTTAGAGAAAAATGCCTCAGAGAAGAAGTCAGGGGCAGGGCAATACTTCACACCTAGAGTTTTAATTGATTCTATTGTGAGAATTGTTGCTCCAGATTTAGGAGAGAGAATCTGCGACCCTGCTGGGGGGACTTTTGGTTTTATAATTGAGGCTGATAAATATCTAAGAAACAAGTATGATGATTATTTTGGAACTGATGAGAGAACTATCAGTGACGAGGAGAGAGAGTTCCAAGAAACTAAAGCTTTCTCTGCTTGTGAATTAGTTCCTGATACACATAGATTGGGGCTTATGAATGCTATTCTTCACGACATTGGGGGAAACTTTATTCAAGGGGATACTCTGTCAGAGTTTGGAAAGCAGTTAAATGGTTTTGATGTTGTTCTATCTAACCCACCATTTGGAACAAAGAAAGGGGGAGAGAGAGCCACTAGAGATGACCTTATCTATGATACTTCAAATAAGCAGTTAAACTTTTTACAAGTGATCTATAACTCTTTGAATACAACTGGAAATGCAAGAGCAGGTATAGTTTTACCTGATAATGTGCTATTTGAAGGGGGAGTTGGAAAGGATATTCGTATAGATTTGATGAATAAATGCAATCTTCACACAATTTTAAGACTTCCAACAGGTATATTCTATGCTCAAGGGGTAAAGACAAATGTACTATTTTTCACTAGAGGGAAGGGAAATGAAAAGAACACTAAGGAGATTTGGTACTATGATTTAAGAAGCAGTATGCCTAACTTTGGTAAGACTAACCCACTAACTAAGGAGCATTTTGAGGAGTTTGAAAGAACATTCAACAACGAGGAAGAGAAAGAGAAGTTAGAGAGATGGACAAAGGTTACATTAGAGGAGATTGAGAAGAAAGATTACTCACTTGATATGGGGCTTTTAAAGGTTGATGACTCTCAAGAGGAGTTACAAAATCCTATTGAAAATGGGGAAGAGTGTATAGAGAGATTGGAAGAGGCTCTTGATCTGTTAAAGGGCATCTTAAAGGAGCTTGATCTTTGTG
- the hsdR gene encoding type I restriction-modification system endonuclease, giving the protein MATNFYFLKKDWSALAQIGEMAEYTLHKDPNTAIIKIRQLGEYIAKLMVKVEELPEVENQVDRIRMLKENGLIPDDIDRIFHKIRKAGNTAVHNMKGELSEAEVLLSLVVKLCGWFNEVYGSDYTFTSDNIVYKTPEYVDYKEKYEALLSQVESRERELQNLKVQDISFKTPEERKRIIKNKKPMELSEEETRVLIDDQLREAGWEVNTPMLNYRYRKVLPDKSKAMAIAEWPCKKEDGEQGWADYALFYKNKFYGVIEAKRMGVDVLTALNVDSDMYAKGAELREGISFCDGSPFGSYKVPFLFSANGREYNKEFIEKSGIWFLDGRKAGNLPKALKGFYAPEDLEILLNKDEELANKTLAENSLDYLRSPDGLNLRYYQAEAIEAVEKALIGGKHKVLLTMATGTGKTRTALALIYRLLKSKKYNRILFVVDRASLGEQADDTFKNVKIEEQFPLSKIYSIMGLEEKFPETDTRVHIVTIQGLIKRVLSPSDENYLSVGKYDCIIVDEAHRGYVLDRIPTEEETLIRDEKEYQSKYRNVIEYFDADKIALTATPALHTYDIFGEPVYEYSYRQAVLDGYLVDFEPPYIMETKLSKDGITFEKGCDVKVYDKVSQEVKTIENLEDELNFDVSKFNTKVITEGFNRAICNALVERIDPTGEEKTLIFCANDEHADMVVRILKEEYDKLGDYSMNNDMIKKITGSVKDVDKLIRKFKNDSYPTIAVTVDLLTTGIDVPKICNLVFLRKVKSRILYEQMIGRATRLCPAIKKECFKIYDAVGIYEDLEKYSDMKPVVANPKTSVKELFEKFDTIKGDEKATSYFMDQIIGRIQRKKNIIKEKKSNDIKVLSGYMRGEEVTNIDSYLVDLKNTPDNKKIKVLEKEKEFLIYLDSLKRENYQIIAEEDDVVVNFNQSFGKDKTPEDYLESFKQYIKENEDKIEALKILKTNPKAFTKEDLKDIKSKLDAYGYSKTKLNTAYQNLKNEDILIDILSFVKYAIDEKDEELISRDRKIERVMEKIKKLNRWNARQEKIISRIEMVLKSEDEYISKEDFDSGIFKKQYGGIKKIDEILQGKLDEIMDIIYDGILLN; this is encoded by the coding sequence ATGGCAACTAATTTTTATTTTCTAAAAAAAGATTGGAGTGCTTTAGCTCAAATTGGGGAGATGGCAGAATACACACTGCACAAAGATCCCAACACAGCAATTATTAAAATTAGGCAGTTGGGGGAGTATATAGCAAAACTAATGGTAAAAGTTGAGGAGTTACCAGAGGTTGAAAATCAAGTTGACAGAATTAGAATGTTAAAAGAAAATGGCTTAATTCCAGATGATATAGATAGAATTTTCCATAAGATTAGAAAAGCTGGAAATACAGCTGTACACAATATGAAAGGTGAGTTGTCAGAGGCAGAGGTTTTGCTATCTTTGGTGGTAAAACTTTGTGGGTGGTTCAATGAGGTATATGGTAGTGACTACACTTTCACTTCAGACAATATTGTGTATAAAACACCTGAATATGTAGATTACAAGGAAAAATATGAGGCATTGCTCTCTCAAGTGGAAAGCAGAGAGAGGGAGTTGCAAAATCTAAAGGTTCAAGATATTTCATTTAAAACACCTGAAGAGAGAAAGAGAATTATCAAAAATAAAAAGCCTATGGAGCTAAGTGAGGAAGAGACAAGGGTTTTAATTGATGATCAGTTGAGAGAGGCTGGTTGGGAAGTTAATACCCCTATGTTGAATTACAGATATAGAAAGGTTTTACCTGATAAAAGCAAGGCAATGGCAATAGCTGAGTGGCCTTGTAAAAAAGAAGATGGTGAGCAAGGTTGGGCTGACTATGCACTTTTCTATAAAAACAAGTTCTATGGAGTAATTGAGGCAAAGAGAATGGGGGTAGATGTCCTAACTGCTCTCAATGTGGACTCAGATATGTATGCCAAGGGGGCAGAGCTTAGAGAGGGTATAAGTTTCTGTGATGGCTCACCTTTTGGAAGTTATAAGGTACCATTTCTATTTTCAGCAAATGGACGTGAATACAACAAGGAATTTATTGAGAAATCTGGTATATGGTTTTTAGATGGTAGAAAAGCTGGAAATCTTCCAAAAGCTTTAAAAGGTTTCTATGCTCCAGAGGATTTGGAGATTTTGTTAAATAAAGATGAGGAGCTAGCTAATAAAACATTGGCTGAAAACTCTTTAGATTATCTTAGATCACCTGATGGGCTTAATTTAAGATATTATCAAGCTGAGGCTATTGAGGCTGTGGAAAAGGCTTTGATAGGTGGTAAACACAAGGTACTTTTAACAATGGCAACAGGTACAGGGAAAACAAGAACAGCCTTGGCATTGATATACAGATTGCTAAAAAGTAAGAAGTACAACAGAATTTTATTTGTTGTGGACAGGGCAAGTTTGGGAGAACAAGCAGACGATACTTTTAAAAATGTAAAGATTGAGGAGCAATTTCCACTATCTAAAATTTATAGTATAATGGGGCTTGAGGAGAAATTCCCTGAAACTGATACAAGGGTGCATATTGTAACTATTCAAGGGCTTATAAAAAGGGTGCTTTCTCCAAGTGATGAGAATTATCTATCAGTTGGAAAGTATGATTGTATAATAGTTGACGAGGCACACAGAGGGTATGTGTTAGATAGGATACCAACTGAAGAGGAGACATTGATTAGAGATGAGAAGGAGTATCAAAGTAAATATAGAAATGTAATTGAGTATTTTGATGCTGACAAGATAGCTCTTACAGCTACACCAGCTCTACACACCTATGATATTTTCGGTGAGCCTGTGTATGAGTATTCATATAGACAAGCTGTATTAGATGGGTATTTGGTAGACTTTGAGCCACCATATATTATGGAAACTAAGCTCTCTAAAGATGGTATAACTTTTGAAAAAGGTTGTGATGTCAAGGTATATGACAAGGTTTCTCAAGAGGTAAAAACAATAGAAAACCTAGAGGATGAGCTTAATTTTGATGTGAGCAAGTTTAATACAAAGGTTATTACAGAGGGGTTTAATCGTGCTATTTGCAATGCTCTTGTAGAGAGAATTGATCCTACTGGAGAGGAGAAAACCCTTATTTTCTGTGCAAATGATGAGCACGCTGATATGGTTGTTAGAATTTTAAAAGAGGAGTATGACAAGCTTGGGGATTACTCTATGAACAACGATATGATTAAAAAAATAACTGGCTCTGTAAAAGATGTGGACAAGCTTATTAGAAAGTTTAAAAATGACAGCTACCCAACTATTGCAGTTACAGTTGATCTTTTAACAACTGGTATAGATGTGCCTAAAATCTGTAATTTGGTATTTTTAAGAAAGGTTAAAAGTAGAATACTATATGAACAGATGATAGGTAGGGCAACTAGACTTTGTCCAGCTATTAAAAAAGAGTGTTTTAAAATATATGATGCTGTAGGAATCTATGAGGATTTAGAGAAGTATTCAGATATGAAACCTGTGGTGGCAAACCCTAAAACCTCTGTAAAGGAGCTATTTGAAAAATTTGACACTATAAAGGGTGATGAAAAGGCCACTTCATACTTTATGGATCAAATTATTGGAAGAATTCAAAGAAAGAAAAATATTATTAAAGAGAAAAAATCAAATGATATTAAGGTATTATCTGGATATATGAGGGGAGAAGAGGTAACTAATATAGATAGCTATCTTGTGGATCTGAAAAATACTCCAGATAACAAGAAAATCAAGGTTTTAGAAAAGGAGAAAGAGTTTTTAATATATTTGGATAGCTTAAAAAGGGAAAATTACCAGATAATTGCTGAGGAAGATGATGTTGTTGTAAACTTCAACCAAAGCTTTGGAAAGGATAAAACTCCTGAAGATTATCTTGAAAGTTTTAAACAATATATCAAGGAAAATGAAGATAAAATTGAGGCACTAAAGATATTGAAAACAAATCCTAAAGCATTTACTAAAGAGGATTTAAAAGATATTAAATCTAAATTAGATGCCTATGGATATAGCAAAACAAAGCTTAATACTGCTTATCAAAACCTAAAAAATGAGGATATTTTAATAGATATTCTATCTTTTGTAAAATATGCTATTGATGAAAAAGATGAGGAGTTAATCAGTAGAGATAGAAAGATTGAGAGAGTTATGGAGAAAATCAAAAAATTGAATAGGTGGAATGCTCGTCAAGAGAAGATTATTAGCAGAATAGAGATGGTTTTAAAAAGTGAAGATGAGTATATATCTAAAGAGGATTTTGATAGTGGAATATTTAAAAAGCAGTATGGGGGAATTAAAAAAATAGATGAAATTCTCCAAGGTAAGCTTGATGAGATAATGGATATTATCTATGATGGGATACTTTTAAATTAA